Proteins from one Gimesia maris genomic window:
- the nrfD gene encoding NrfD/PsrC family molybdoenzyme membrane anchor subunit, which translates to MASVTTEPIDTITEVPGKRTPLVTGAHDYGTVTEAVCRLAECKAPKAWYIALGFSASLVGMLFGLVGYLIITGVGVWGNRSPVFWGWPIVNFVFWVGIGHAGTLISAILFLFRQDWRTGINRAAEAMTIFAVVCAGLFPGIHIGRVWLAYWLFPIPNQMAMWPNFRSPLLWDVFAVSTYATVSLLFWYMGMIPDLATLRDRATGKIQQFAYGLLSLGWNGSSRHWHRYERAYLLLAALAAPLVLSVHTIVSFDFAVSQLPGWHTTIFPPYFVAGAVFSGFAMVLTLMIPARSICGIKDLLTDRHLENMTKVIIATGSMVGYAYAMEFFIAWYGGNRYETFAFINRAFGPYAWAYWIMVTCNVISPQLFWIKKIRTTPWMIFVVCIFVNIGMWFERFVITVTSLSRDFLPSSWGYFKPTIVDVLMLIGSFGLFMTLFLLFCKYMPMVAMAEVKSVMPQPHGHEDH; encoded by the coding sequence ATGGCTTCAGTAACGACAGAGCCAATTGACACAATCACCGAAGTGCCCGGTAAGCGAACTCCGCTTGTGACGGGAGCGCACGATTATGGGACCGTCACCGAAGCTGTCTGTCGACTGGCTGAGTGTAAGGCTCCTAAAGCGTGGTATATTGCACTTGGGTTTTCCGCATCCTTAGTGGGGATGTTGTTTGGTCTGGTTGGTTATCTCATTATCACCGGTGTTGGGGTCTGGGGTAACCGGAGCCCGGTATTCTGGGGTTGGCCCATTGTGAACTTCGTGTTCTGGGTTGGTATTGGTCACGCGGGTACATTGATTTCCGCAATTCTGTTTCTGTTCCGCCAGGACTGGCGCACGGGGATTAACCGTGCTGCGGAAGCGATGACGATTTTTGCCGTGGTCTGTGCGGGCCTGTTCCCGGGGATTCATATTGGTCGTGTCTGGCTGGCATACTGGCTGTTTCCGATTCCCAACCAGATGGCAATGTGGCCCAACTTCCGCAGTCCGCTGTTGTGGGACGTGTTTGCTGTATCCACTTACGCGACTGTTTCTCTGTTGTTCTGGTACATGGGTATGATTCCCGACCTGGCGACTCTGCGTGACCGGGCGACCGGAAAAATTCAACAGTTTGCCTACGGCCTGCTTTCACTGGGCTGGAACGGATCCTCCCGTCACTGGCACCGTTATGAACGGGCTTACCTGCTGCTGGCGGCACTGGCGGCACCACTGGTGTTGAGTGTACATACCATCGTGAGTTTCGACTTTGCGGTTTCTCAGCTGCCTGGCTGGCATACAACGATTTTCCCGCCTTACTTCGTCGCGGGTGCGGTTTTCAGTGGTTTTGCCATGGTGTTGACATTGATGATTCCCGCCCGTTCCATCTGTGGCATCAAAGATCTGCTGACCGACCGTCACCTGGAAAACATGACCAAGGTGATTATTGCAACCGGCTCAATGGTGGGTTATGCCTACGCCATGGAATTCTTTATTGCCTGGTATGGCGGTAACCGTTACGAAACCTTTGCTTTCATTAACCGTGCCTTCGGGCCTTATGCCTGGGCTTACTGGATCATGGTTACCTGTAACGTGATCAGTCCGCAGTTGTTCTGGATCAAGAAAATCCGGACCACTCCCTGGATGATTTTCGTAGTCTGTATTTTTGTGAATATTGGTATGTGGTTTGAACGATTCGTGATTACCGTCACTTCGCTGAGCCGTGACTTCCTGCCTTCCAGCTGGGGTTACTTCAAACCAACCATAGTTGACGTGTTAATGTTGATCGGTAGTTTCGGTCTGTTTATGACATTGTTCCTGCTCTTCTGCAAATATATGCCGATGGTGGCGATGGCAGAAGTCAAGAGTGTGATGCCTCAGCCTCATGGTCACGAAGACCACTGA
- a CDS encoding DUF1559 domain-containing protein, giving the protein MRRQKKKLGFTLIELLVVIAIIAILIALLLPAVQQARESARRSTCKNQLKQIVLAIHNYHDTHSMFPAGYYTRANPGSTISGLENRATGFVMLLPFLDQASLYNLYNFDIGTGGGPDQSGGGQTDTQTAFLNQTKLPIYQCPSANTRLLNLKLNPRDGHLDSSDSGSSFASSYAFSSGNKYGTGNGQFWGIYFGTSNSAAAGIMTPNSATRFRDVEDGASMTFIVGEAEHNDLKTDYSGSTAIDNSDVVSRRHAFWTEGMHHSVRSTFMPPYQSIEECVISFAPGAWRDCTYSFGSPHQGGLHMGMADGAVRFVSENINLSTWRYLGSMGDGEVLGEF; this is encoded by the coding sequence ATGAGACGACAGAAAAAGAAGCTGGGATTTACACTGATCGAACTACTGGTCGTAATTGCTATTATCGCGATTCTTATTGCCCTTTTATTACCCGCAGTACAGCAGGCACGTGAATCTGCCCGACGCTCGACCTGCAAAAACCAGTTGAAGCAGATTGTCCTGGCAATCCACAACTATCACGACACCCACAGCATGTTCCCCGCGGGTTACTACACCCGTGCCAATCCCGGCTCCACTATTTCCGGGCTGGAAAACCGAGCCACCGGCTTTGTGATGCTGTTACCCTTTCTGGACCAGGCCTCCCTCTACAACCTGTACAACTTTGACATCGGGACTGGCGGTGGACCGGATCAATCGGGAGGCGGGCAAACTGACACACAAACGGCCTTCCTGAACCAGACCAAACTTCCCATTTACCAGTGCCCCTCTGCCAATACTCGACTACTGAACCTCAAACTCAATCCCCGCGATGGCCACCTTGACAGTTCTGACAGTGGCTCCTCGTTTGCCAGCAGTTACGCTTTCAGTTCGGGAAATAAGTACGGTACCGGTAATGGCCAGTTCTGGGGAATCTATTTTGGCACCAGTAATTCCGCAGCAGCGGGGATTATGACGCCCAACAGTGCGACCCGATTTCGCGATGTCGAAGATGGCGCATCAATGACATTTATTGTCGGGGAAGCAGAACACAACGATCTGAAAACAGATTACTCCGGATCGACGGCCATCGATAACAGTGACGTCGTCAGCCGCCGACATGCTTTCTGGACCGAAGGCATGCACCACTCAGTCCGCTCCACATTCATGCCCCCCTATCAATCAATTGAAGAATGTGTCATTTCATTCGCCCCCGGCGCCTGGAGAGACTGCACCTACTCTTTCGGCAGCCCGCACCAGGGAGGATTACATATGGGAATGGCTGACGGCGCGGTACGTTTCGTCAGTGAAAACATCAATCTCTCCACCTGGAGATACCTGGGATCGATGGGAGATGGTGAGGTTCTCGGAGAATTCTAA
- a CDS encoding TAT-variant-translocated molybdopterin oxidoreductase, which translates to MDKKYWRSLGELHSTPEFEEVLHREFPVAASEYPEGVSRRRWMQIMGASVALAGATGCHWEDEKISPSVSRPEGLIPGVPQKFATFMELGGQAESLLVTCYDGRPIKVEGNPDSPQSQGASSVFAQSETLSLYDPDRAVGVVEYKGKSRFGRDWGAFFEYSDTVLGQARKNDGAKLRVLADVSSSAARKALQEKFAELYPKSKWYDYTACSRDNVYAGARLAFGEVVRPQFDLTKANIIVCLDEDLLSEHPASLKHTRDWASRRDPAAGPMNRLYVVESRFTTTGISADHRLPTRSVDMGAFLSKLEAQVQASLSGKKAEAASDDYADKVLAAMAEDLVANQGSSLIAIGASQPAELQARVHKLNEQLGNVGEAVKYTKEPLARELTAVEALRTLTDEMQSGAVDTLIILGGNPAYNAPGDIDFVTALSKVPNAVHLGEYEDETSLLCKWHLPKTHPFEQWGDSRSYDGTLCIGQPLIEPLHDGKSEVELLAILCGDKHPVALDLIKEAVKGSLDSMAVNASWRRVVHDGLLKGSSLEAVSPKVKELPAAKAVEAGEEDLELVFYASPQLYDGRFANSGWLQETPDSLTKITWDNAAILAPKTANDLGVEFGSVVKLILDGKSIELPVYVLPGQAPNSVAVALGYGRTAAGLVGGDVARDVKPVGENIAALQTKGAIDFKSGLKVEKTGKTYELAVTQDHHAIDAVGQGEIEGRVGQLVREGDLSEYEANPDFAEERTHHPPLISLWDENKDGKPVYLEKSYEGQAWGMSIDLSKCIGCNACSVACQAENNVPVVGREQVINSREMHWLRIDRYFTGDDVDNPGVSIQPMLCQQCELAPCEQVCPVAATVHTDEGLNDMVYNRCVGTRYCANNCPYKVRRFNYFNFNKIYEEPRGKLQALVLNPEVTVRHRGVMEKCTYCVQRIKSVQIEAKNEQRPIEDGEIVTACQQACSAKAIEFGDLANENTRVAKARANARSYTALSELNIKPRTSYMARILNPHPSLAKPKSAGHGHGHAEEHAEADHAEKAEKH; encoded by the coding sequence GTGGATAAAAAGTATTGGCGAAGTCTGGGTGAGTTGCATTCCACGCCGGAGTTTGAAGAAGTTTTGCATCGTGAGTTTCCAGTAGCAGCTTCCGAATACCCGGAAGGGGTTTCGCGGCGTCGCTGGATGCAGATTATGGGGGCCTCTGTTGCCCTGGCTGGAGCAACAGGCTGTCATTGGGAAGATGAGAAGATCTCTCCCAGTGTCTCGCGTCCCGAGGGCTTGATTCCCGGCGTGCCTCAGAAGTTTGCCACCTTTATGGAGCTGGGTGGTCAGGCGGAAAGTCTGCTGGTGACCTGCTATGACGGGCGGCCGATCAAGGTGGAAGGCAATCCCGACTCTCCCCAGAGCCAGGGGGCTTCTTCTGTCTTCGCGCAATCCGAGACGCTTTCTCTGTATGATCCCGATCGTGCGGTTGGCGTAGTCGAGTACAAGGGGAAGTCCCGTTTTGGTCGCGACTGGGGTGCATTTTTTGAATATTCCGATACCGTGCTGGGTCAGGCGCGAAAGAATGACGGGGCAAAACTGCGGGTGCTGGCTGATGTCAGTTCTTCCGCTGCCCGCAAAGCGTTGCAGGAGAAGTTTGCCGAGCTGTATCCCAAGTCGAAATGGTATGACTACACCGCCTGCTCGCGCGACAATGTCTACGCGGGAGCCAGGCTGGCGTTCGGCGAAGTGGTTCGTCCGCAATTTGATCTGACCAAGGCGAATATCATCGTCTGTCTGGATGAGGATCTGCTGTCTGAACATCCTGCCTCGCTGAAACATACTCGTGACTGGGCGAGTCGCCGTGATCCTGCTGCCGGGCCGATGAATCGCCTGTATGTAGTGGAAAGCCGCTTCACCACAACCGGGATTTCAGCAGATCACCGTCTCCCCACCCGTTCGGTAGATATGGGGGCCTTTCTGTCCAAGCTGGAAGCACAGGTGCAGGCCAGCCTGTCTGGCAAGAAAGCAGAAGCTGCCAGCGACGATTACGCCGACAAGGTTCTGGCGGCAATGGCCGAAGACCTGGTGGCAAACCAGGGTTCCAGTCTGATCGCCATTGGTGCAAGTCAGCCCGCGGAACTGCAGGCACGCGTTCATAAACTGAACGAGCAGCTGGGTAACGTCGGCGAAGCCGTCAAGTATACCAAAGAGCCCCTGGCTCGTGAGCTGACGGCTGTGGAAGCACTGCGGACTCTGACCGACGAAATGCAGTCTGGTGCAGTCGATACGTTGATTATTCTCGGCGGCAATCCTGCTTATAATGCCCCCGGCGACATCGATTTTGTGACCGCACTGTCCAAGGTGCCGAATGCCGTTCATCTCGGTGAGTACGAAGATGAAACGTCACTGTTATGTAAGTGGCATCTGCCTAAAACGCATCCCTTCGAACAGTGGGGTGATTCGCGTTCTTATGACGGAACGCTCTGCATTGGTCAGCCGCTGATTGAGCCCTTGCACGATGGAAAGTCGGAAGTGGAGCTGCTGGCGATTCTGTGTGGCGACAAGCATCCTGTTGCCCTGGATCTGATCAAAGAAGCTGTGAAGGGTTCTCTGGATTCGATGGCCGTGAATGCTTCCTGGCGACGCGTCGTACACGATGGTCTGCTCAAGGGAAGTTCACTGGAAGCGGTTTCGCCTAAGGTCAAGGAGTTGCCTGCTGCCAAAGCCGTTGAAGCAGGTGAAGAAGACCTGGAACTGGTGTTTTACGCCAGTCCTCAGCTGTATGATGGTCGTTTCGCTAACAGTGGCTGGTTGCAGGAAACACCCGACAGTCTCACGAAGATTACTTGGGACAATGCTGCGATTCTGGCTCCAAAAACCGCCAATGATCTGGGTGTGGAATTCGGTTCCGTCGTCAAGCTGATCCTGGATGGGAAGTCGATTGAATTGCCCGTCTACGTGTTGCCCGGTCAGGCCCCCAATTCGGTGGCTGTGGCTCTGGGTTACGGACGTACTGCCGCTGGCCTGGTTGGTGGCGATGTTGCCCGCGATGTGAAACCGGTGGGTGAAAATATTGCTGCTCTGCAGACTAAAGGTGCGATCGACTTCAAGTCCGGTCTGAAAGTCGAAAAAACCGGTAAGACTTATGAACTGGCGGTTACCCAGGATCACCATGCGATCGATGCTGTCGGCCAGGGTGAAATTGAGGGTCGTGTCGGCCAGCTGGTGCGTGAAGGCGATCTCTCTGAATACGAAGCGAATCCTGATTTTGCCGAAGAACGGACTCATCATCCGCCGCTGATCTCCTTGTGGGATGAAAACAAGGATGGGAAGCCGGTCTACCTGGAGAAGTCCTATGAAGGTCAGGCCTGGGGAATGTCGATCGACCTCTCCAAGTGTATTGGCTGTAATGCCTGTTCGGTAGCCTGCCAGGCGGAAAACAATGTTCCTGTTGTCGGTCGCGAGCAGGTGATCAACAGCCGGGAAATGCACTGGCTGCGAATCGACCGTTACTTTACCGGCGATGATGTGGATAACCCCGGGGTTTCCATTCAGCCGATGTTGTGTCAGCAGTGTGAACTGGCTCCCTGTGAACAGGTTTGCCCGGTCGCTGCGACAGTGCACACTGACGAGGGACTGAACGACATGGTTTACAACCGCTGTGTCGGAACCCGTTACTGTGCCAACAACTGTCCTTACAAAGTGCGTCGCTTCAACTACTTCAACTTCAATAAGATTTACGAAGAGCCCCGCGGCAAATTACAGGCCCTGGTACTGAATCCTGAAGTGACCGTCCGTCATCGCGGGGTTATGGAAAAATGTACTTACTGTGTACAGCGTATCAAGTCGGTTCAGATCGAAGCTAAAAACGAACAACGCCCGATTGAAGATGGTGAAATTGTCACCGCCTGTCAGCAGGCCTGTTCTGCTAAAGCGATCGAGTTTGGCGACCTGGCTAACGAGAACACGCGTGTGGCCAAAGCACGTGCCAACGCGCGTAGTTATACTGCACTGTCTGAGTTGAATATTAAACCAAGAACGTCTTATATGGCCCGGATTCTGAATCCGCATCCTTCCCTGGCAAAGCCAAAATCAGCAGGGCATGGACATGGTCATGCAGAAGAGCACGCTGAAGCGGATCATGCTGAAAAAGCGGAAAAGCATTAG
- a CDS encoding cytochrome c3 family protein: protein MDRFLFPKWANTIVPVLGALGAIGALYVVGMVAFGASPETTDVGYRPEQPLPFSHKLHAGKLKLDCRYCHNTVEVAGHAAIPPTKTCLNCHSGADANGVVNTVSIHSTSSKLAPIRESQATGKSMQWRRVHDLPDYVYFNHSAHVRRGVSCVSCHGRVDKMDVVTQVKPLSMSWCLECHRHPEPNLRPPEFVTKLDWKAEGDPHEVGEQVRKELNLNPSSNCSTCHR, encoded by the coding sequence ATGGATCGTTTTCTGTTTCCCAAATGGGCGAATACAATTGTACCGGTGCTGGGTGCGCTGGGGGCGATTGGCGCCTTGTATGTAGTTGGTATGGTTGCCTTTGGCGCCAGTCCTGAAACGACGGATGTCGGCTATCGGCCCGAGCAGCCACTCCCGTTCAGTCATAAATTGCACGCAGGTAAGCTGAAGCTGGATTGCCGCTACTGCCACAATACTGTCGAGGTAGCCGGGCATGCTGCGATTCCTCCCACCAAGACCTGTCTGAATTGTCACAGCGGTGCGGATGCAAACGGCGTTGTGAATACGGTTTCGATTCACTCGACCAGTTCCAAACTGGCCCCTATTCGTGAGAGTCAGGCGACAGGCAAGTCAATGCAGTGGCGACGCGTGCATGACCTGCCTGACTACGTTTACTTTAATCATAGTGCTCATGTCCGTCGGGGTGTGAGTTGTGTTTCCTGTCATGGTCGTGTCGACAAAATGGATGTAGTGACCCAGGTTAAGCCGCTGAGTATGAGCTGGTGCCTGGAATGTCACCGGCACCCGGAGCCTAATCTTCGTCCGCCCGAGTTTGTGACGAAGCTTGACTGGAAGGCTGAGGGGGATCCGCATGAAGTGGGCGAGCAGGTTCGTAAGGAACTGAATTTGAATCCTTCATCTAATTGTTCTACGTGTCACCGCTAA